The Branchiostoma lanceolatum isolate klBraLanc5 chromosome 5, klBraLanc5.hap2, whole genome shotgun sequence region TCCTCGTCCTCACCCAGACATAAGGTACACAACTCACATTTCGTGGCATAACTTTATGATGTCTTTTAGTAGTATCCACctaatttcaaattattgtggtcattactttccagttgacgtccatttaaaaatcagtaggtaattggtgggaaaaacaaaattgaactgtgatcagagctgtgtggattgagttcctcatgccatgaatcggcatagaatcttcgaagacattatcaaaatgtttgataaaaattCCCTTCtcatttcaacaaaaagaagtgggtatctgactttcagcagagcaaggtGGCCCGCAGACCtcaggtcacagctcaattgtccatgtctttATCTTTCTACCCACTTAACGTTACTgggtgtcgcctgcaaagtaatgatcacaagtgatttgaattttggtagacattcataaaagccttTATACTTTAAAAAGATTCCCcgatatttgagttgtgcacattatttctgggtgaggccaagGACTTATTGTTCACCCCTCGTACAGGTGGTAAACACTAGTTTACATGGCTTGTAAAATCACACCACAAGTAAGCAACACGTCGCAGCTACCAGACTATCCAGAGTTGTCTTCCCTCATTGGGAGAACAGAAAGGCGATGACCAGCATGAGGAAGAGGCTTCTCCATGCAGGTAAGAGGCGGGTGAGTCCACTTGTGGGGGGTGGTCTGGTGACAGGGTTGTTGACATGGTTAGGAGGAATGACATTTCCCAAGGTGTTGGGGAAGTCTGTACCTGTTCTATCGAAGCACCACTCTTCTGGGTCCTCTGTGGGGAAAAAAATGACAGTAATGTTTAGATTCAGTGTATTCAATTGGCAAACATTTAGCCACCATCAATTCAGTTGacaacaaaattattcaagtataccctttctaatttttcattgattttgttatgTGAAAGGTTGTTTTGTTCTTTACTGGTGCAAGTTAGAAACATAGCTAAACATAATTACACAGtggtaccaaggaggttatataaaacctccttggtggtaCTTAATTGTTTTGTTGGCAGAGTGTTGGGAgcagaccaaagctaacaagttTGACTCCAGACAAAAGAAGCCATATCTGGATTTACCCATACCCTCTCGTGATAAAGTTCACAGTCATAGTTCTGAGGTCAAACCATAATTGGTCTTGATTTAAAACACAACTAAAAGAATTTTAAAAGATGATCCAAATTCCCAAAGTTCGTTCTTGAAAAGTTAACGAGGGTTATGAATAATTTGGGGGGAAGAATATTTTTGTTCactacataaggccacaccaatttaatttctggcttctcagattttttcagaaaaaaattggaccgacagggtgaaaaaaaataaaaatagtttttttgcaaatacagtagtctggggtgaagataagggtttacataacataaagaataagaggatttttcaaatttcagctttgtatagctcattttatgcaatacacctctttctttgatctagtactataatttcagtaacaaaattaccctttgccatgtaatatatggattgatattgagaaatagttttaataaatgaaaaataataacatgatcaatatgaccacactttttaggtatgtgcaggcctttataatctattttggtggctattgagttatacaactgaacaaatagtaaaattgggagttaaaatttgtgaatgggaatactgacccaatttttttttctcaaaatgggaaaaacaggacaggctattcgaaaagtaacaaattaaattggcttGGCCTAAACATATGAAAATGTCTATATGCTAACTGATACTACTTTCTTCCTTCATATAAGTACCCAAAATCCCAACAATGTAGTAGTAACCTAAGAATCATTAAAATAGCTGTGAACACAACACTTCTACGCTCTTAAAGTAGACAGCAGAAGAGACTTCTTACCGCCTTCAGGACTGACAGTGAACCTGTACCAGAAGTTGATGTCACCTGCTTCACACCCAGTCTTGCAGTAGAACTCAAAGTTGACAGAGTTTCCACTGGCTTCCTGACACAGGTTGATTGTCCCACTGCCCTGTTTAACAGATAAAACAACCTCCAACATTGTGACAATGGACTTGGCCTCGTACTCTAGACTGTACATGATCTACGGCTGTTACTCTAGCTACGGGACGGAACGGTCCCACACAACGTGAGGGCTCAACGTGAACCTAGCTACATCTTGAATCTCTCGTCTCTGGGTTCTACTACATCTGGGACCTTTCCCGGTCTCCTCCTACACTTCTACACGGTCTCCTATAACAGTTCTACACAGTGCTACAACATCTTCAAACAATACACGATGTTCAAGGGTACCAATATTGACTGGCctgaaaaatatgaagataacgAAATCCTATACTCTTACTTTTTCATTGTTGTAAAACAACTTAATTGTCACAATAAAAGTGGAGACCTCTACATGGTATAATTTAGTTCTTCCACTATATGGTAGATAATAGTTTATGTATTGCTGACCTCCTCTTATACCCAGTTAACTGTTCATATGCATGTATGCAATGTCTGATTATTAGATGAGTTGAAAGAAATTGACAAAGACACTTACACAGTTGTCGATCTCTGTCTGGGTACTGTCCCTCACACTGGAAGCAATAGAACACAAATTGTTCAGTTTAACTGTTAACGTTGCTCCCAACCTAATCACTTGTACAAGCTGAAGTCATATTGTAAGATCTTGTAAGCCatacaattttgaaaaagtACCCTTAACCACAAGTGAATCCATAGAAACAAATTCTCAAAGCAAGTTAGCAGGGATTGTACAATTACATTGTATAGCAGGCATTGGTTTAAAGTTTAGCAATCAGGGGATCCAATATTGACCCAACCACCAGATTTTAAAACCCAAATCTCCATCATCCTTTTAACCAATCCCATAGCGccacccacctccatcaaaacgtagaaatgcaaagcgaaaacataaaaatgcaaacatttgacagccactttctcattggtcaaactgttaattgccatgctatcattggttgaactgataattgtgatggacagtcaagatCAGTCTAGTACGCTGCTGTCACTGCACACCAATCCTGTCTGACACTTGCTAAGCCGCCCAATGAGCTCATACAGATGCAACTGATGctgattactgtaattcactttatcttcatggtagcaaaatttcacggtgtaaggaaaatggacctTTACActgaacttcacggtggcgtcaagtgatttacagaacggatgtgtgaaggaattataaataataacaacagttttttttcacagtgaaagaaacaagaattacagtatgcagaTGAGACCCCAACTACGTACTCCCAAACTTTGTAAGAGCTTCTCCACGCCTGATGTATTCATAAACAGAGATGTAAATAAGTAAACAAGTTTTACACTCACCAAATGTCCAGGGTTGCTGGCACAGTTTGAACCTAAAAGCCAAAGATACAACTGTTAATACCACACACTGAataagatttttgaaaagaCAACTGGGAGACCTAGATTATGTAGATattacctttttttcaaatttgatgagACGCTCTTGGAAGTCTGTTTTTATTCAAATGTTCTGGTAGTTCATGTATTAAAAGTTCTGTTTAAAACAGAGACATTTCAATCAACTCTTTTGATATAATTTAATTTTCCAACAAGGAGAAAATGGGAATTTGCTAAAACTAGAACTGTTTTCTTTAGATTGTCTGACCCGGCAATTGTTTATCAATCAACAAGGAATGTAAACACAGTTTGCTACTTTAGGCACAACTCAAACAGCAAGGTACACATCATGTCCCAATCAAGGAGCTAGtctgtacataacataacataacacactacatgtatatacatatacataacacCACTTACTTGTCAGTATTAGCTGCAGATTCAACTCtactactgtacatgcagaaatgttcgcggtggttttatgtttgcggtttttgctgtgaactgtcagtgcaaacttaaaaccactgcaaaacgcTACTAATGTTtcaatcgcgaacttaaaaccaccgcgaacttaaaaccaccgcgaacactccattttctccctatcgcgaacttaaatgcatttacaatattccCCAGCAGTTACTagtacacccctatgttctgacacccctgtGTTCTGACAGtcccctaatctccaagcagatctatcggtggcaaagaccgtatccaactggcaaaaggagtttaaATCGCTACCGATGGCGATTAAAAccccttttgccagttggatacggtctttgccaccgatagatctgcttggagattaacagtcccctaaccctaacataggggtgttgggaGGTAGGCGCGTCAGAACATCATACTCATAGTGGTGCGGGTCATACTCATAGGGGTGTATTAAACTGCCAGGGAAATGTAGAGTTGAATCTGAAGCTAATACCCGTTCTCCCAAGCTGCCTTTATTCACTATCTTTTAGTGACTTTCTATTTGAaggtggtgtgttatgccaCATAAGcagcagctggtgtgttacaccgaagggcggtcaTACGGATATTTGAACTGAAGGCTGGACCAAAGGCCGTATATTTTTTATATCTTAAACGCTTTTAAACACTAATGTCACCCTTTTATTGCAGTCATAAAACTATAGCGGAAATAAACACTTTATCTTACCTGTTTACCCCGCTCTGGTATCCAGGTATAACATTACAAGCTGAGATGTGAAAATAATCTCAACATTTTGCCACAAATAACTGCAGTTTCAAAGGGACAAGAAATTCTAATGATCACTTCTTTCCCAGAATACGACGAAAGCATATTCACAACCTTTTGTAGTCATCCCCACTGCTTACAAAGGACTGCATTTTCAGAATTGCATCACTTATTTCTtaggatacaaatgtatatgatatgtgaagtccaacaaaaacaactgaaaaatgattaaaaaatagTGATAACTTTTTTAGCAGTCCTGTCTACaaagtagtctgtataacgcaaactccagctgtctgggggcttctgtcccctccccgcgggtggctatgcggttacagggcggcaagccatTGCAGGTCTggagcttgattgaattcaggctatctACAAAGCAACAAACCAAGTCATGTTAACAACCGCCTTGAATGGAGgattgtgagttctagctgcaaCTGTGCGAACAACTTCATTTCTAATACTCCATCAGGTCACCCTCCTTAGGACCCTTAAGGATGGACTAGAACCCAGAGAATCCTGGAACAGACTAGATGTTAGCACCCATGTGAAGACTACCTCTAGCAATATAATATAATAgatgatgacaataacaacaatgACATTAagtacagtgttctcgccagaattttttcacagcataggggtcaggtacagaaggccaactttacgcggcgcaagctacaaagaaattaccacagagtagggtgtccggcttgttcccccggaaaatttttgaattcataacccaatgagacactatttcctgcattttgagagataaattttgtgaagtaaagtttttcctctgttacagcctcattcttaagccaaatatgaactttttataagatttatgaaggatcacaaggttctttccagaaagaaacacccctatgctggttgaaacacagcataggggtccagaccacagcatagggggtccaaatcacagcatagggggcccctatgctgaaaaggcctggcgagaacactgaagTATAACAATATAGACATGTTGGGTTTACCATGACTTCCACCCTCCTCCCTGACCCCTCGGTCCCTATGACCTTGATACAGGGGTTAGGTTGGTTGGACCCCAGGTAGTAGATGATACCGCTGTCGTACCCCAGGGGTCGTGCCCCAGGGGTGGTGATGCTGGAGTAGTTCCTGTCATACTGACCCTCCGGCACAGGAACAAAGTCTTTCTGTGCAGTGCAGGCTGCTCCAACTCCTAGGATAGAGGTGAGAGAGATACTTGTTATGTTGACACTTTTACAGGTAACCGTTACCAGCATAACTTACTGAAGAACATTAGGAGTGCattttgtaacgttatgtagAAATTTATGCTGCTTGgcactagcctggagtccagccttctaaTAGCTTTAGCAtcgtaaattcatttactttcgttATGGTTTTATCTCATGGTAGTTTTTTCggtgttttgaatttgcagttgaaacaattatgtAAAACACTAGTCATACAACAAAGACATCTTAAAGTTTGCAGTGTCATCACTGTCATGAATTCACAGTGGGGAGGTCACAAAAAtcaaaccactgtgaaagtttcaagatttactgtaaTGGTCTGACACCACTTAAAATGGAGCATTAACAAGGAAGTAAGGTTtaccttaatctccaagcagatctatcagtggcaaggcagaATCACAAAGGGCAAGCTTTTGACACTGGTTTGCcctttttgatactgccttgccaccgatagatctgcttgaagattaaggTTTACCCACTAAAGTCGCTAACACAAGCTCTTTCCAGACTTGCTTGGAAGGATGTCATTGTATGCCTTATCTTATATAACATATCATCAGGGAAAGCTTACTTACTTAGAGTTAGATCCCCTGCATCTACCTGTAGCTCAGGTACCCTTACCAAACAATAATAATTCTGCCCAGGCTCATTCCAAAAATACACCTCTGTGGGATTATTGACAAAGACACTTTTTCCATTCAGACTCACTGGTTACCTGTTTGTTTACAGTGTTCCTGCGATACACATGACTTCACTAAAACATGACTAATGCCCTTTTGAGTAGTTACAACACAAAGAAACACTCCTCTGGAGTCTGGTGGTTAGATTATATGCATTCTTGTTTTGTAAAGATGGATCTGTTTTCGACCAGAATAACTCCTGCTAAACCAGACAAACCAGTTTCCTTTAATACATGGCCCATGATTTGTCAAATTCAGGGATAAAATCAACTATGAGACTGATTTACCTCTATGGTCTTGgggtaacaaaagatttttatGGACTATTGATGATAGTGAAGAGAAACACTTCCTAAAGGGCACAGGTAGCATTTCCATCTATGACTGTCCGAACATCAAGATGCCATGATTTCTTTTACAGTACAAAAGTATGGTGCCGCCTCTTGTGACTTTTGGTGATAAAATCGATTAACTGGTGCACACCGGAAGTCTGACATTTCCAAACGTAGATAATTATCCTTTGTGTAGGGAGGATGCGAAGGAATGTCAGTCGCTTTGCTTTGTCATGCATAGTACAGAATAGGTGAGACGCACCTACATAAGTTTACATATAATTATTTGCTAGAACTGGTATTTTCAGTTCTAGGAGACTTAATTACACCCATCTTTCGTCCTCTGAGATCAAATTACATGGCAGGTACACGGTCGATCAGTTTACAAACTGTTCCAAGAAGTAACTACTTACAACACTCATATGACACATTTAGATAACATTGGACCACAGCTACGTAGAGCAGCATTGATTCTATTGCGACACAATGActgatttgattaaaaaaaacatgtgtctTACCTGGAGAGAGACCACAGGACATCAGTACAACACAGCAGACCACAGCTTGCCATCCAATCAACTGTAACCGGGAAACCTGGTAGCACTGTTGACTTTTTGTCTTCGCCATCTTCACCACTCCTTGGTCCAACAACTCTGTAGTCTTGAATCTTACAGATTAAAACAGGACGATCTCAACACCCGAGTTACCTTATAACAGCTATAGACGATTTGCGAGTTCGTAAAAACGCGGAATCCCACGGGATTAGACGAGGACGAACAGTGCAGGATGTGACAAGAGTCGTCGTGACTCCAAAATCCTAGCACCACCCCGAGAAACCCGGAAGTGTCATCATAGCTGGCTACCGTTCTATGCCTTCAATTCAGTacaaaaatagtagaaaatcATACTAATATCCTCTGATACACCTTCAGGTGCTATTGATAAAATACATTATCTTGTTCATATGTAGAGTATAATCATCTGTGTATTATAAGTTGCCGTAAAAGTAAGATTATTAGAATTATTATAACAGGCAGCTAAATTTTCTATGCGGACATCCGTCTGGGGCCCCGGTGTAATATACACGGGAACGAGGCGAAACAGATGGATACACAGGGTGAGTGACTGAGAGCAGAAGATGTTTCACCAGGAATGGCTGTTGTTCTCTGCGACATAGCTGTCAGTTTAACCAATTCTGGCCTCTACAGAATGTAAGAGAGGGAGGCGAGCTACTTATCTACCTACTGGCATCGACGAATCGCTCCGATTGTGCGCTTGTGTCCGCCAAAGGATGGGTGAATAGGGCATAAGTGCTCGGACGATCTCCCGGCAAGGGTGTGCAATCCAttgatcttttgttttgttggggGGGAGTCGAACCCGCGACTTCCAGTCCAGTGGATGGGAGCGGGTCATCAGGAGCTTGCAGGCATTTCTCAGCGGAGGCGGGCTGGATGGAGCGGGAGGGCAAGGTGCAGTTTCTGCGGCATCACCAAGGCAGTGTCCGAGGTGTAGCCTTCTGTCCCAGGGTGAGtagacattatgcaaatgaacccgaAGGACACGCTTGCACAGGTGATTGTCGACCCATGTTTGTATACAATGTTACCAACACCTTGGATTTAAAAATCACATAATAGTCATTGTGATGATGATTGCAATGAATCATTTGATCATAATGTTATCATTGGTAATGAATCATTTGATCATATTATCATCCCTCTGTATCAGTTACTCTTATTATTTGGGCAATCATCTAAAATCTCTCGCAGTTGCAGCCTGTTATACCATGGGATGCCATCTTTTCACAATTATCATAACCAATACGACCAACGTTGATGTGGTATTGTTACATTGCATAGTTAATGTTACACGTGTTAACGTCAATATTAGGACTGTCACCAGCGCTTAAAATCTAAATTATAAATCAACATCGAAAATGATGATAAAGGTAACGTTGACGCATTTCGGAAAATCCTTAAATCCTACATAATTGTTTAATAGCTCATCAGAATTCAGAATCAATACCTGGATATGTTCCTAAGTAGGTCAACATTTACTAGTACTTTAATATACATATGATAAATCATATGTAATCCATTCTATATCTAGTTGACCGGTGGCGTATCGGCTTCTTTACTACAGTGCTGCGACAACGACACAGAATCTGAAGACACTAACTGACTCATTACAATTCATTTTTTGAATGCTGCATGATCTATACAGATGTGGACTGGTTAATGTGTTCTAAATTGCC contains the following coding sequences:
- the LOC136435473 gene encoding uncharacterized protein, whose amino-acid sequence is MAKTKSQQCYQVSRLQLIGWQAVVCCVVLMSCGLSPGVGAACTAQKDFVPVPEGQYDRNYSSITTPGARPLGYDSGIIYYLGSNQPNPCIKVIGTEGSGRRVEVMVQTVPATLDICVRDSTQTEIDNCGSGTINLCQEASGNSVNFEFYCKTGCEAGDINFWYRFTVSPEGEDPEEWCFDRTGTDFPNTLGNVIPPNHVNNPVTRPPPTSGLTRLLPAWRSLFLMLVIAFLFSQ